ATAGTGAAAACCGATGGCCGCGCGCAGGTGATCCCATTCCGTACGCAGCCTATCAACACCGTGCCGCCAGCAAACCAGGATCATGACGCGCCGCTATTGCAGCAGTATTTTTCGTAAGTGCTGCGCCGGGCAAAGCTGCCCGGCCGGCGTTCACCGCTTCACATTAACTTCACCCAACTTCGTTACCGTGACCTCCGCATTTGGTTTACAGGAGGAGGTTTGAGGTGGCAGATGCGTTCATTTTGTTAGGGATAGTCATGGCGATGGTCAGCCTCGGCTTCATTCTTATAAATAAGTTATTCTGTTTTATATCTGCTGGGTGCCTGCTCTCGTTATGCGCCAGCATGGCCAGTTTTCAACTCTGGGATGCATCTTACTGGGGGCGATGGGGAAAAGTATGTCCCGGCCTGGATGT
This DNA window, taken from Salmonella enterica subsp. enterica serovar Typhimurium str. LT2, encodes the following:
- a CDS encoding putative inner membrane protein → MADAFILLGIVMAMVSLGFILINKLFCFISAGCLLSLCASMASFQLWDASYWGRWGKVCPGLDVIISCDNYHFLYDLGWELYGIAFLFFTALMLTCAAIILINMIMALERYCAGWRR